From Acidobacteriota bacterium, the proteins below share one genomic window:
- a CDS encoding CRTAC1 family protein, with amino-acid sequence MDPMGTGAIRIVLLAAVVGGCAADPASRAGSAGAGPSEDARRTTTNALDSDWFVERAAELGLDFVHFNGASGHFYYPEILPPGVGLLDYDNDGDLDVFLVQGSMLGPDPNVADILIPPASPGPLTGRLYRNDLEIGPDGSRSWRFVDVTAQSGLHADGYGFGVAAGDIHNDGWIDLLVTSFESERLFRNEGDGTFTDVSDRAGIEARNAFGVSAAFVDYDRDGWLDLYIGDNVDYGLDNRTVCPNTAGARDYCPPETYGGLPDRLYRNLGNGRFDDVSATALRHVNTGGVSRATLGRFGPALGVATADYDGDGWLDIYVANDGTENLLWINQRDGTLTDAALLSGAALSGLGTPEAGMGVDAGDFDDDGDEDLFMTHLTTEGNNLYVNDGSGMFRDESAASRLGPGSLPYTGWGSAWFDFDNDGRLDVMAVNGTVVAVDGREDDPFPYGQRNTLFRNLGGRRFEDVTDRAGAVFELSEVSRGAAFGDVDNDGDMDVLVGNNTGPVRLLVNTIGNRRHWVGLRLVGSMDGSAAGHGRDMLGARVAVVRDGEPTRWRRVRSDGSYASANDPRVLVGLGDSATAPDVQVRWPSGHTEAWDDVAVDRYTTLIEGQGRLLPEATR; translated from the coding sequence ATGGATCCCATGGGGACGGGCGCGATCCGGATCGTGCTGCTCGCAGCGGTCGTCGGCGGGTGTGCCGCGGACCCGGCTTCACGGGCGGGCTCCGCGGGGGCCGGGCCATCAGAGGATGCCCGCCGCACGACGACGAATGCGCTCGATTCAGACTGGTTCGTCGAGCGCGCCGCCGAGCTGGGTCTCGACTTCGTGCACTTCAACGGTGCGTCGGGACACTTCTACTACCCGGAGATCCTGCCCCCCGGCGTCGGTCTGCTCGACTACGACAACGACGGCGACCTCGACGTGTTCCTGGTGCAGGGCAGCATGCTCGGCCCGGACCCGAACGTCGCCGATATCCTGATTCCGCCCGCGTCCCCGGGCCCGCTCACCGGCCGCCTCTACCGCAACGACCTCGAGATCGGCCCCGACGGGAGCAGATCGTGGCGCTTCGTCGACGTGACCGCGCAGAGCGGCCTGCACGCCGACGGCTACGGGTTCGGGGTGGCGGCGGGAGACATCCACAACGACGGCTGGATCGATCTGCTCGTGACGAGCTTCGAATCGGAACGGCTCTTTCGCAACGAGGGCGACGGGACGTTCACCGACGTGTCGGACCGGGCCGGCATCGAGGCGCGGAACGCGTTCGGCGTTTCGGCGGCGTTCGTCGACTACGACCGGGACGGCTGGCTGGATCTGTACATCGGCGACAACGTCGACTACGGCCTCGACAACCGCACCGTCTGTCCCAACACGGCGGGCGCCCGTGACTACTGCCCTCCGGAAACGTACGGGGGGCTGCCGGACCGCCTCTATCGAAACCTGGGGAACGGCAGGTTCGACGACGTCAGCGCGACGGCGCTCCGGCACGTCAATACCGGCGGGGTCTCGCGCGCGACGCTGGGGCGATTCGGACCGGCACTGGGCGTGGCCACCGCCGACTACGACGGCGACGGCTGGCTCGACATCTACGTGGCCAACGACGGCACCGAGAACCTCCTCTGGATCAACCAGCGGGACGGCACGCTCACGGACGCCGCCCTGCTCTCCGGCGCGGCGCTGAGCGGCCTCGGCACCCCCGAGGCCGGCATGGGCGTGGACGCGGGCGACTTCGACGACGACGGCGACGAAGATCTGTTCATGACCCACCTGACGACGGAGGGGAACAACCTCTACGTCAACGACGGGTCCGGGATGTTCCGGGACGAGAGCGCGGCGTCGCGGCTGGGGCCGGGCAGCCTGCCGTACACCGGCTGGGGCTCGGCGTGGTTCGACTTCGACAACGACGGGCGGCTCGACGTCATGGCGGTCAACGGCACGGTGGTGGCGGTGGACGGGCGCGAAGACGACCCGTTCCCGTACGGACAGCGCAACACGCTGTTCCGCAATCTGGGCGGCCGGCGCTTCGAGGACGTCACGGATCGAGCCGGCGCGGTGTTCGAGCTGTCGGAGGTGAGTCGCGGCGCCGCGTTCGGCGACGTCGACAACGACGGGGACATGGACGTGCTGGTCGGCAACAACACCGGTCCCGTACGACTGCTCGTCAACACGATCGGCAACCGCCGGCACTGGGTGGGCCTGCGGCTGGTGGGGAGCATGGACGGTTCCGCAGCCGGGCACGGAAGGGACATGCTGGGCGCGCGGGTGGCGGTTGTCCGCGACGGCGAGCCGACGCGTTGGCGGCGCGTCCGCAGCGACGGGAGCTATGCATCGGCCAACGACCCGCGCGTGCTCGTCGGGCTCGGCGATTCCGCAACTGCTCCGGACGTGCAGGTGCGCTGGCCGAGCGGGCACACCGAGGCGTGGGACGACGTGGCGGTCGATCGCTACACCACGCTGATCGAGGGACAAGGACGACTCCTGCCGGAGGCGACGCGATGA
- a CDS encoding tetratricopeptide repeat protein, which translates to MNFDPRAGLSYAICLVGVLAGGCDTGDTGTNGPAGSSPAAAGSVLLPPEGHGLLPVTMPDFASMTEPVAQQMRTYQTAVRVRLGAAAAEPEALGDAYGRLGMLLLAATYVDAAEASLRNAQTLLPDDVRWPYYLGRVHEANGALEASAVSYRRAVELRPSDLAARVVLANVLFTGGDLEAAEQMYSQALERHPDAPTAHAGLGRVALARREYADAVARFEQGLAAAPWANALHYPLALAFRGLGDTERAETHLRLQGDVEIVPPDPLRQELDELLESANAYNIRGGRALDAGNYRAAADLFRRGLELDPEDPSLRQRLGVALFQLGDVAGARQAFERVVRTAPEHTEGQFSLGVLLADQGRHDEAIEHLSTVLEHDAAYVPARVQLAEALARTGRPDEAIPHYEQALALDPTRREAAYGAAMAYVRMERYAVARDRLERGLDADPENRMFRHALARVLASAPDAGVRDGERAMAILEPLLAEAPDLSLGETTAMALAEMGLYSQAAAVQRDILEAARRAGLADAADRMTGNLALYEAGRPSRTPFTDAELP; encoded by the coding sequence ATGAACTTCGACCCGCGTGCCGGACTGTCGTACGCGATCTGCCTGGTCGGCGTCCTGGCCGGGGGCTGCGACACCGGCGACACCGGGACGAACGGCCCCGCCGGGTCGTCTCCCGCCGCGGCGGGATCGGTGTTGCTCCCGCCGGAAGGCCACGGGCTGCTTCCCGTCACGATGCCCGACTTCGCATCCATGACCGAGCCGGTCGCGCAGCAGATGCGGACCTACCAGACGGCGGTCCGCGTGCGCCTGGGAGCCGCGGCGGCCGAGCCGGAGGCGCTCGGCGACGCCTACGGCCGGCTCGGCATGCTGCTTCTGGCGGCGACCTACGTCGACGCGGCCGAGGCGAGCCTCCGCAACGCACAGACGCTGCTGCCGGACGACGTCCGGTGGCCGTACTACCTGGGGCGGGTCCACGAAGCGAACGGCGCTCTCGAGGCATCCGCGGTGTCGTACCGGCGGGCTGTCGAGCTGCGGCCGAGCGATCTGGCGGCGCGTGTGGTGCTCGCCAACGTGCTCTTCACGGGGGGCGATCTCGAGGCGGCGGAGCAGATGTACAGCCAGGCTCTCGAGCGCCACCCGGACGCGCCGACGGCGCACGCAGGTCTGGGGCGCGTCGCCCTGGCCCGCCGGGAATACGCGGATGCGGTTGCGCGCTTCGAGCAGGGCCTGGCCGCCGCCCCGTGGGCGAACGCCTTGCACTACCCGCTCGCGCTGGCGTTCCGGGGGCTCGGCGACACGGAACGGGCCGAGACGCACCTGCGGTTGCAAGGCGACGTGGAGATCGTGCCGCCGGATCCGCTGCGGCAGGAGCTCGACGAGCTTCTCGAGAGCGCGAACGCGTACAACATCCGGGGCGGCCGCGCGCTCGACGCGGGCAACTACCGCGCCGCCGCGGATCTGTTCCGCCGCGGCCTGGAGCTCGACCCGGAGGATCCCTCCCTGCGGCAACGCCTCGGCGTCGCGCTGTTCCAGTTGGGCGACGTCGCCGGCGCCAGACAGGCGTTCGAGCGCGTGGTGCGGACGGCGCCGGAGCACACCGAGGGACAGTTCAGTCTTGGCGTGCTCCTGGCCGACCAGGGACGGCACGATGAAGCGATCGAGCACCTGTCGACCGTTCTGGAGCACGACGCGGCCTATGTCCCGGCGCGGGTGCAGCTCGCGGAAGCGCTCGCCCGCACCGGGCGTCCCGACGAGGCCATCCCTCACTACGAACAGGCGCTCGCGCTGGACCCGACGCGGCGGGAAGCGGCCTACGGCGCCGCCATGGCCTACGTCCGCATGGAGCGCTACGCCGTCGCGCGCGACCGCCTGGAGCGGGGTCTCGACGCGGACCCCGAGAATCGGATGTTCCGGCACGCGCTCGCCCGCGTCCTGGCCAGCGCGCCGGACGCCGGGGTGCGGGACGGAGAGCGGGCGATGGCCATCCTCGAACCGCTGCTGGCGGAGGCGCCGGACCTCTCGCTCGGGGAGACGACCGCGATGGCGCTCGCGGAGATGGGACTCTACTCGCAAGCGGCGGCCGTGCAGCGCGACATCCTGGAGGCCGCCCGCCGGGCCGGCCTCGCCGATGCGGCGGACCGGATGACGGGAAACCTCGCGCTGTACGAGGCAGGCCGCCCGTCGCGGACGCCGTTCACCGACGCCGAGCTGCCCTGA
- a CDS encoding tetratricopeptide repeat protein, whose amino-acid sequence MKSLRAALVAYGRAAAIALAWSASASIAAAQEQGARAVTYNGQIAPILNEHCVSCHRPDAVAPFSLSTYAEVRARARMVAIVTQRRVMPPWKPAPGVARFLGERRLRGDQIDLIQRWVAAGAPEGDPDRAPEPPSWPGGWMRDTPDLVVTMDAPYPLPAAGEDVYRNFVVRVPSTRARFVKAIELKPATTRGVHHARILVDRSGSARRLDAADPLSGYDDRRVDQARSPDGHFLGWAPGTAPNEVPDHLAWRLEPRTDLVLKTHLVPRGEPTPVQVSVGFFFTDTVPTATPAVVQLGSQTIDIPAGASAHVVEDRYRLPAPVDLLAVYPHAHFLARQVEAYAVLPTGVRRPLIRIDDWDFAWQDEYRYAEPTRLPAGTEVVMRFVFDNSAGNPSNPSRPPRRVRFGPQSTDEMAELMLQVLPVDPADRPALVQDVSRHVAQIVLAGSKLALAAAPGSAALQERVGNDLFAVGQVGEAIRHLVAAVRIAPDRASAHYRLGTALAMIGSTADAMESYRRALDLQPDFVEAHNNLGGLLHLSGDLEGAARHYRRTLTLDPAHANAHFNLGNILLGAGRFAEAEVEFRGTLAVRPDYAEAHIGLGRALAARGRSAAAAESYRAALRLNPDLLEARRLLDDVVARRR is encoded by the coding sequence ATGAAGTCCCTGCGAGCCGCCCTCGTGGCGTACGGTCGAGCCGCTGCAATCGCCTTGGCTTGGTCCGCGTCGGCCTCGATTGCCGCCGCGCAGGAACAGGGGGCGCGTGCCGTCACCTACAACGGACAGATCGCCCCGATTCTGAACGAGCACTGCGTCTCGTGCCACCGGCCGGATGCGGTCGCCCCGTTCAGCCTTTCGACCTACGCCGAGGTCCGCGCTCGCGCCCGGATGGTCGCGATCGTTACGCAGCGTCGAGTCATGCCGCCGTGGAAGCCCGCGCCCGGCGTGGCGCGCTTCCTGGGCGAGCGGCGCCTCCGCGGGGACCAGATTGACCTCATCCAGCGCTGGGTCGCGGCGGGCGCTCCCGAGGGAGACCCCGATCGAGCGCCCGAACCGCCCTCCTGGCCGGGCGGCTGGATGCGCGACACGCCGGATCTGGTCGTCACCATGGACGCGCCCTACCCGCTGCCGGCGGCCGGGGAGGACGTCTACCGCAACTTCGTGGTACGGGTTCCGAGCACGCGCGCACGTTTCGTCAAGGCGATCGAATTGAAGCCCGCCACGACGCGCGGCGTTCACCACGCCCGCATCCTGGTCGATCGCTCCGGCTCGGCCCGTCGATTGGACGCCGCCGATCCGCTTTCCGGTTACGACGATCGCCGCGTCGACCAGGCGCGATCTCCCGACGGCCACTTTCTGGGCTGGGCCCCGGGCACAGCGCCGAACGAAGTCCCGGACCATCTGGCCTGGCGCCTCGAGCCGCGTACCGACCTCGTGCTCAAGACCCATCTCGTGCCGCGGGGCGAGCCGACGCCTGTCCAGGTTTCGGTCGGGTTCTTCTTCACGGACACGGTCCCGACCGCGACGCCGGCCGTGGTTCAGCTCGGATCCCAGACCATCGACATTCCCGCAGGAGCGTCCGCCCACGTCGTGGAGGACAGGTATCGACTGCCCGCCCCCGTCGATCTGCTGGCCGTCTATCCCCACGCCCATTTTCTCGCTCGGCAGGTCGAGGCCTACGCAGTCTTGCCGACGGGCGTCCGCCGACCGCTGATTCGCATCGACGACTGGGATTTCGCCTGGCAGGACGAGTACCGCTACGCGGAGCCAACACGCCTGCCGGCCGGCACGGAAGTGGTGATGCGGTTCGTCTTCGACAACTCCGCGGGCAACCCGAGCAACCCGAGCCGCCCGCCGCGGCGCGTCCGGTTCGGCCCGCAATCGACGGACGAGATGGCCGAGCTGATGCTGCAGGTGCTGCCGGTCGATCCGGCGGATCGCCCCGCCCTGGTCCAGGACGTGTCTCGGCATGTCGCGCAGATCGTGCTCGCCGGGTCCAAGCTTGCGCTGGCCGCCGCGCCGGGCAGCGCCGCGCTCCAGGAGCGTGTCGGTAATGATCTGTTCGCGGTCGGACAGGTGGGCGAAGCGATCCGGCACCTCGTGGCCGCGGTGCGCATCGCTCCGGATCGTGCTTCCGCGCATTACCGGCTCGGCACCGCGCTGGCGATGATCGGGAGCACCGCCGACGCAATGGAGAGCTACCGGCGTGCTCTCGACCTGCAGCCGGACTTCGTCGAGGCGCACAACAACCTGGGGGGACTCCTGCATCTGTCCGGCGATCTCGAGGGCGCCGCGCGACACTACCGCCGGACCTTGACCCTGGACCCGGCCCACGCGAACGCGCACTTCAATCTGGGCAATATCCTGCTGGGTGCGGGGCGCTTCGCCGAGGCCGAGGTCGAGTTCCGCGGCACGCTCGCGGTGCGGCCCGACTACGCGGAAGCGCACATCGGTCTGGGACGCGCCCTGGCCGCCCGGGGGAGGAGCGCGGCGGCGGCGGAATCGTATCGCGCGGCCCTGCGCCTGAATCCGGACCTTCTGGAAGCGCGGCGCCTGCTGGACGACGTGGTCGCCCGGCGCAGGTGA